The following are from one region of the Cyanobium gracile PCC 6307 genome:
- a CDS encoding transglycosylase domain-containing protein has protein sequence MTRVGLSTATTGPRQPGEPPPSRPSRRSGWRLLAPALAATAVGGLVALGQTSVVRGLDGMLPDASRITSFNRPGTITILSSDGQVVLKKGPATREKLPAGKMPLLIQRAFVAAEDRRFYQHDGIDLFGISRAVLRNLQQGAVEEGASTITQQLARTVFLSQDRTIMRKLKEAALAGKIERQLSKAQILEQYLNYVYLGSSAYGVSDAAWIYFSKRPDQLTLPEAALIAGLPPAPSVYSPLVNPEVALRRRSIVLRRMREAGFIDDEQLQRAEDAPLALKPAEPKYFYNPAPWYTSWLEQELPKVLSKEQLEVGGLTIRSGLNAAWQAEAQKTIDSYATGSMEGALVAMEPGTGLVRAMVGGKDWEKTQFNRASQALRSPGSTFKLFVYLTALKLGMKPEDTVLDSARCFGKYCPRNFGNRYMGRVSLATALQNSLNIVAVGLLQKLGYDPVIATAKSLGIHRELGRYLSMAIGANEQTVLDMTAAYAALVNRGVYIQPLPFEEIYGPEGELLWSRRANGPRGTRAVSSDIADAMVWMLQQVVRGGTGGGAALADRAVAGKTGTSEGGRDLWFIGSIPQLTTGVWLGYDNNRQTGTTSVLATYAWRTFMEPVTKGMPVQAFPPKPTLTGTFKPVPGKKTTERDARPQDSGSRETPSWQAPDLEPSRLTPPDREPPTEQPPSQADPTQTAPPNNPVAAPRSRDAAIPPPAPPPEPAAPLPPPPPVAAPPPPP, from the coding sequence ATGACCAGGGTGGGCCTGTCCACGGCCACCACCGGCCCGCGGCAGCCCGGTGAGCCACCGCCCAGCCGGCCTTCACGACGCTCCGGCTGGCGCCTGCTCGCCCCGGCCCTGGCGGCCACCGCCGTGGGCGGGCTCGTCGCCCTGGGGCAGACGAGCGTGGTGCGCGGCCTCGACGGGATGCTGCCCGATGCCAGCCGCATCACCAGCTTCAACCGGCCGGGGACGATCACGATCCTCTCCTCCGACGGCCAGGTGGTGCTCAAGAAGGGGCCCGCCACCCGGGAGAAACTGCCCGCCGGCAAGATGCCGCTGCTGATCCAGCGTGCCTTCGTGGCCGCCGAGGACCGGCGCTTCTACCAGCACGACGGCATCGACCTGTTCGGCATCAGCCGCGCCGTGCTGCGCAACCTCCAGCAGGGGGCCGTGGAGGAGGGTGCCAGCACGATCACCCAGCAGCTGGCCCGCACCGTGTTCCTGAGCCAGGACCGCACGATCATGCGGAAGCTCAAGGAAGCGGCCCTGGCCGGAAAGATCGAGCGCCAGCTGAGCAAGGCGCAGATCCTCGAGCAGTACCTCAACTACGTGTATCTGGGCTCCAGCGCCTACGGCGTCTCCGATGCGGCCTGGATCTACTTCTCCAAGCGTCCCGACCAGCTCACCCTGCCGGAGGCGGCCCTGATCGCCGGCCTGCCGCCGGCGCCTTCGGTGTATTCGCCGCTGGTGAATCCGGAGGTGGCGCTGCGGCGGCGGTCGATCGTGCTGCGGCGCATGCGGGAGGCCGGCTTTATCGACGATGAACAGCTGCAGCGGGCCGAGGACGCCCCCCTGGCGCTGAAGCCGGCGGAGCCGAAGTACTTCTACAACCCGGCGCCCTGGTACACCAGCTGGCTGGAGCAGGAACTGCCCAAGGTGCTCAGCAAGGAGCAGCTGGAGGTGGGCGGGCTCACGATCCGCAGCGGGCTGAATGCGGCCTGGCAGGCGGAGGCCCAGAAGACGATCGACTCCTACGCCACCGGCAGCATGGAGGGGGCCCTGGTGGCCATGGAACCCGGCACGGGGCTGGTGCGGGCGATGGTGGGCGGCAAGGACTGGGAGAAGACCCAGTTCAACCGGGCTTCCCAGGCGCTGCGCTCCCCGGGCTCCACCTTCAAGCTGTTCGTCTACCTGACGGCCCTCAAGCTGGGGATGAAGCCGGAGGACACGGTGCTGGATTCGGCCCGCTGCTTCGGCAAGTACTGCCCCAGGAACTTCGGCAACCGCTACATGGGCCGGGTGAGCCTGGCCACGGCGCTCCAGAACTCCCTCAACATCGTGGCGGTGGGGCTGCTCCAGAAGCTGGGCTACGACCCGGTGATCGCCACCGCCAAGAGCCTCGGCATCCACCGGGAACTGGGCCGCTACCTGTCGATGGCGATCGGCGCCAACGAGCAGACGGTGCTCGACATGACGGCCGCCTATGCGGCGCTGGTGAACCGCGGTGTGTACATCCAGCCGCTGCCCTTCGAGGAGATCTACGGGCCGGAGGGGGAACTGCTGTGGTCGCGCCGGGCCAACGGCCCCCGCGGCACCCGGGCGGTGAGCAGCGACATCGCCGACGCGATGGTCTGGATGCTGCAGCAGGTGGTGCGGGGCGGCACCGGCGGCGGCGCCGCCCTCGCCGACCGGGCGGTGGCCGGCAAGACCGGCACCTCGGAGGGGGGTCGGGATCTCTGGTTCATCGGCTCCATCCCCCAGCTCACCACCGGCGTCTGGCTGGGGTACGACAACAACCGGCAGACGGGCACCACCAGCGTGCTGGCCACCTACGCCTGGCGGACCTTCATGGAACCGGTCACCAAGGGGATGCCGGTCCAGGCGTTCCCGCCCAAGCCGACGCTCACCGGCACCTTCAAACCGGTGCCGGGCAAGAAGACCACCGAGCGCGACGCCCGGCCCCAGGACAGCGGCAGCCGTGAGACCCCGAGCTGGCAGGCACCGGATCTGGAGCCCAGCCGCCTCACCCCCCCCGACCGGGAGCCCCCCACTGAGCAGCCGCCCTCCCAGGCCGATCCGACCCAGACGGCACCCCCGAACAATCCCGTCGCCGCACCCCGCTCCCGCGACGCGGCCATCCCTCCGCCGGCCCCGCCGCCGGAGCCCGCCGCCCCCCTGCCGCCGCCGCCACCTGTCGCCGCCCCGCCCCCACCGCCCTAG
- a CDS encoding 16S rRNA (cytosine(967)-C(5))-methyltransferase: MIRPGSPPIHASDVVPGLASRQLAWQVLQAVAAGAYADAALERELASLARAGGHLSPADRGLATEIAYGAIRQRLLLDGWIDALGKVSAQRQPPALRWLLHVGLYQLLFSDRVPAAAAVSTTVALAKRAGLGRLAPVVNGLLRSLLRRRQRQPDGGPCLEPWDGLALPADTAAALAVRRSLPPWLAAGLLDWLPPERAEAFALACNAVPPLDLRVNALRTSREALLVRFQDAGVAARALPGAPHGLTLLERVGDPRELPGYGEGLWCVQDRSAQAIAPLLDPRPGQRILDACAAPGGKSTHLAELIGDRGEVWALDRSEARLRRLDHNAERLGLTTIRSLAADATGLGELKPHWRGHFERILLDAPCSGLGTLARHPDARWRITPDAIDGLVILQRQLLEAMLPLLAPGGRLLYATCTVEPRENGAQIAALLAAHPDWTLLEERQWWPTPAAAECGGGDGFYAALLRGPDTA, translated from the coding sequence TTGATTCGTCCCGGGAGTCCGCCGATTCACGCCAGCGACGTCGTCCCCGGCCTGGCCTCCCGGCAGCTGGCCTGGCAGGTGCTGCAGGCGGTCGCGGCCGGGGCCTACGCCGACGCCGCCCTGGAGCGGGAGCTGGCCTCCCTGGCCCGCGCCGGTGGACACCTCTCGCCGGCCGACCGCGGCCTGGCCACCGAGATCGCCTACGGGGCCATCCGCCAGCGGCTCCTGCTCGACGGCTGGATCGACGCCCTCGGCAAGGTGAGCGCCCAGCGTCAGCCACCGGCCCTGCGCTGGCTGCTGCACGTGGGGCTCTACCAGCTTCTGTTCAGCGACCGGGTGCCGGCGGCGGCGGCGGTGAGCACCACGGTGGCCCTGGCCAAGCGCGCCGGGCTGGGCCGGCTGGCGCCGGTGGTGAACGGCCTGCTGCGCTCCCTGCTGCGGCGGCGCCAGCGCCAGCCCGACGGCGGACCCTGCCTGGAGCCCTGGGATGGGCTGGCACTGCCGGCCGACACCGCCGCCGCCCTGGCCGTGCGCCGCTCCCTGCCCCCCTGGCTCGCCGCTGGGCTGCTCGACTGGCTGCCGCCGGAGCGGGCCGAGGCCTTTGCCCTGGCCTGCAACGCCGTGCCCCCCCTCGATCTGCGGGTCAATGCCCTGCGCACCAGCCGGGAGGCCCTGCTGGTGCGCTTCCAGGACGCCGGCGTGGCGGCCCGCGCCCTGCCCGGTGCTCCCCATGGCCTCACCCTGCTGGAGCGGGTGGGGGACCCCCGCGAGCTGCCGGGCTACGGCGAGGGGCTCTGGTGCGTGCAGGACCGCAGCGCCCAGGCCATCGCCCCCCTGCTCGACCCAAGGCCCGGCCAGCGGATCCTCGATGCCTGCGCCGCCCCTGGGGGCAAGAGCACCCACCTGGCCGAGCTGATCGGCGACCGGGGCGAGGTGTGGGCGCTGGATCGCTCCGAAGCCCGGCTGCGGCGGCTGGATCACAACGCCGAGCGGCTGGGACTCACCACGATCCGCTCCCTGGCCGCCGACGCCACCGGCCTCGGCGAGCTGAAGCCCCACTGGCGGGGCCATTTCGAGCGGATCCTGCTGGATGCCCCCTGCTCCGGGCTCGGCACCCTGGCCCGCCACCCCGACGCCCGCTGGCGGATCACCCCCGACGCCATCGACGGCCTGGTGATCCTGCAGCGCCAGCTGCTGGAGGCGATGCTGCCGCTGCTGGCCCCGGGCGGCCGGCTCCTCTATGCCACCTGCACGGTGGAACCGCGCGAGAACGGCGCCCAGATCGCCGCGCTGCTGGCGGCCCATCCGGACTGGACCCTGCTGGAGGAACGCCAGTGGTGGCCCACTCCCGCGGCGGCGGAGTGCGGCGGCGGCGACGGCTTCTACGCCGCCCTGCTGCGGGGGCCGGACACCGCCTAG
- a CDS encoding MGMT family protein produces the protein MSFPPSEAATPAAPLSFDHRVYAMVAHIPSGQLATYGQVAELIGAWGCARQVGWALRRLPLPSPVPWHRVVNAQGRIAMSPGREGSDWMQRELLLAEGIAVAPDGRLPLAQHRWHPPAALLPTAGSSCTKD, from the coding sequence GTGTCCTTCCCTCCTTCAGAAGCCGCCACTCCCGCCGCGCCCCTTTCCTTCGACCATCGCGTCTACGCGATGGTGGCCCACATCCCCTCCGGGCAGTTGGCCACCTACGGCCAGGTCGCCGAGCTGATCGGGGCCTGGGGCTGCGCCCGCCAGGTGGGCTGGGCCCTGCGGCGCCTGCCCCTGCCCTCCCCGGTGCCCTGGCACCGGGTGGTGAATGCCCAGGGGCGGATCGCCATGAGCCCCGGCCGCGAGGGCAGCGACTGGATGCAGCGGGAGCTGCTGCTGGCCGAGGGGATCGCCGTGGCCCCCGACGGCCGCCTGCCCCTGGCCCAGCACCGCTGGCACCCGCCCGCTGCGCTCCTGCCGACGGCCGGGTCCTCCTGTACAAAGGATTGA
- a CDS encoding ATP-grasp domain-containing protein — translation MSVLLLGAVNDPVLQGVAEALRRRGVAPRIGPWSAELRPAELRRWQAEISAVVVRPTGAAAGLDAGAEHALQSWLDLTPALVLNRPAAAAICASKPAQLRWLRRWGWEVPPTLVTTSAAEALAFRERHGEVIVKAVGSSRSRVRRFDGENDPRLALLSWCPTQFQRRIVGVDHRVHVVGERVFGCRIESEAVDYRLPASGCAAPRLVAQPLPEEVAQRCRHTCRQMGLGLAGIDLRLTPEGRWVIFEVNAMPGFTVFETGTEGAGEAPISDAVAELLARGPVLK, via the coding sequence ATGAGCGTGCTGTTGCTGGGAGCGGTGAACGATCCGGTCCTGCAGGGGGTGGCGGAGGCCCTGCGCCGCCGGGGTGTGGCGCCGCGGATCGGCCCCTGGAGCGCGGAGCTCCGGCCCGCGGAGCTGCGGCGCTGGCAGGCGGAGATCAGCGCGGTGGTGGTGCGGCCCACCGGTGCGGCGGCGGGCCTCGACGCCGGGGCGGAGCATGCCCTGCAGAGCTGGCTGGATCTGACGCCGGCGCTGGTGTTGAACCGCCCCGCGGCGGCGGCGATCTGCGCCTCGAAACCCGCCCAGCTGCGCTGGCTGCGGCGCTGGGGCTGGGAGGTGCCGCCCACCCTGGTCACCACCTCGGCCGCGGAGGCCCTGGCCTTCCGCGAGCGGCACGGGGAGGTGATCGTGAAGGCCGTCGGCAGCAGCCGCAGCCGGGTGCGTCGCTTCGACGGGGAGAACGACCCGCGGCTGGCGCTGCTGTCCTGGTGTCCGACCCAGTTCCAGCGGCGGATCGTGGGCGTCGACCACAGGGTCCACGTGGTGGGGGAGCGGGTCTTCGGCTGCCGGATCGAGAGCGAGGCGGTCGACTACCGCCTGCCGGCATCCGGCTGCGCGGCGCCGCGGCTGGTGGCGCAGCCGCTGCCGGAGGAGGTGGCGCAGCGCTGCCGCCACACCTGCCGGCAGATGGGGCTGGGGCTGGCCGGCATCGACCTGCGGCTGACGCCGGAGGGGCGATGGGTGATCTTCGAGGTGAACGCCATGCCGGGGTTCACGGTCTTCGAGACCGGGACCGAGGGTGCGGGTGAGGCACCGATCAGCGATGCGGTGGCGGAGCTGCTGGCGCGGGGTCCGGTGCTGAAGTGA
- the trmH gene encoding tRNA (guanosine(18)-2'-O)-methyltransferase TrmH, producing the protein MPLLPRRFERLRAVLDRRMGDLTLLLEHVDKPHNLSAILRSCDAVGVLEAHAVSLPGRTPTFNSTALGSQKWVALHRHGRSSDAIARLRAGGFRLYGTHLGARAVDYRDCDFTGPTAFVLGAEKWGLSEETAAAIDQAIVIPMVGMVQSLNVSVATAILLFEALRQRQAKGCLPSRGEGLAPEQYARLLFEWAYPDVAAWCRREGRPYPALSPEGAILEELPRSVRLRC; encoded by the coding sequence ATGCCGCTGCTGCCCCGCCGCTTCGAGCGCCTGCGCGCGGTGCTCGATCGCCGCATGGGGGATCTGACGCTGCTGCTGGAGCATGTGGACAAGCCCCACAACCTCTCGGCGATCCTGCGCAGCTGCGATGCGGTGGGGGTGCTCGAAGCCCACGCCGTCAGCCTCCCCGGGCGCACGCCCACCTTCAACAGCACGGCCCTGGGCAGCCAGAAGTGGGTGGCGCTGCACCGGCATGGGCGCAGCAGCGACGCCATCGCCCGGCTCAGGGCCGGCGGCTTCCGGCTCTACGGCACCCACCTGGGGGCCCGGGCGGTGGACTACCGCGACTGCGACTTCACCGGGCCCACGGCCTTCGTGCTGGGGGCGGAGAAGTGGGGGCTGAGCGAGGAGACGGCTGCGGCGATCGACCAGGCGATCGTGATTCCGATGGTGGGCATGGTGCAGTCGCTCAACGTGTCGGTGGCGACCGCGATCCTGCTGTTCGAGGCGCTGCGGCAGCGGCAGGCGAAGGGCTGCCTGCCGAGCCGGGGCGAAGGGCTGGCGCCGGAGCAGTACGCCCGGCTGCTATTCGAGTGGGCCTACCCGGACGTGGCCGCCTGGTGCCGGCGCGAGGGGCGCCCCTATCCGGCCCTCAGCCCGGAAGGCGCCATCCTCGAGGAGCTTCCCCGGAGCGTGCGGCTTCGCTGTTGA
- a CDS encoding ABC transporter permease — translation MARWGLGIVVVYGLIALATPLLVHGGLLSDPNAGLENPIYAPPSFGHWCGTDRLGRDVCVRTLSGSSVALQVVLSALVLALAIGVPLGMVSGYLGGGVDRLLVLVMDTLYTLPVLLLSVVLAFLLGRGLPNAAAALCVVYVPQYFRVVRNQSAQVKAELFIEAARSLGAGPAWILRRYLFRNVITSVPVLLSLNAADAVLVLGGLGFLGLGLPETIPEWGSDLQQALTALPTGIWWTALFPGLAMFVLVLGLSFLGEGLENWLSGVPAGARD, via the coding sequence ATGGCGCGCTGGGGACTGGGGATCGTGGTCGTCTACGGGCTGATCGCCCTGGCCACCCCGCTGCTGGTGCACGGGGGGCTGCTGAGCGATCCCAATGCGGGCCTGGAGAATCCGATCTACGCGCCGCCTTCCTTCGGTCACTGGTGCGGCACCGATCGCCTCGGCCGGGACGTCTGCGTGCGCACGCTCTCCGGCAGCAGCGTCGCCCTGCAGGTGGTGCTGAGCGCCCTGGTGCTGGCCCTGGCCATCGGCGTTCCCCTCGGGATGGTGAGCGGCTACCTCGGCGGCGGCGTCGACCGCCTGCTGGTGCTGGTGATGGACACCCTCTACACCCTGCCGGTGCTGCTGCTCTCCGTTGTGCTCGCCTTCCTGCTGGGCCGGGGCCTGCCCAACGCCGCCGCCGCCCTCTGCGTGGTCTACGTGCCCCAGTACTTCCGGGTGGTGCGCAACCAGTCGGCCCAGGTGAAGGCGGAGCTGTTCATCGAGGCGGCCCGCTCCCTGGGGGCCGGCCCGGCCTGGATCCTGCGCCGCTACCTGTTCCGCAATGTGATCACCTCCGTGCCGGTGCTGCTCTCCCTCAATGCCGCCGACGCGGTGCTGGTGCTAGGGGGGCTCGGATTCCTCGGCCTCGGCCTGCCGGAGACGATCCCCGAGTGGGGCAGCGACCTGCAGCAGGCCCTCACCGCCCTGCCCACCGGCATCTGGTGGACCGCCCTGTTCCCGGGGCTGGCCATGTTCGTCCTGGTGCTCGGCCTGTCGTTCCTGGGCGAGGGCCTGGAGAACTGGCTGAGCGGTGTCCCGGCCGGTGCGCGCGACTGA